In the genome of Gemmatimonadota bacterium, one region contains:
- a CDS encoding ATP-binding cassette domain-containing protein, which yields MQVAIDVENIRHKFGEHVALDNITLQVMTGEMYGLLGPNGGGKTTLFRMLCTMLPPDHGAIRLLGKNADASAVRARIGVVFQNPSLDTRLTVLENLRHQGHLYGLKGSPLTQRIEEVLDMMGLIDRAKDRVEVLSGGLQRRVELCKSLLHRPEILIFDEPCTGLDPGARRGFWDDLDILRRTYGTTLVLTTHFIEEAERCDRIGILDRGQLIAEGTPEALKRTVGCEVITLETRDSKSLKLQIEKVVGRDVQIIDGQVRIPCDDGQQLLAQLYPLLRENVQAMTLSVPTLEDVFVQRTGHGFQVEDQ from the coding sequence TTGCAAGTCGCAATAGATGTCGAAAATATACGCCACAAATTTGGCGAGCACGTGGCCTTAGACAATATCACATTGCAGGTGATGACCGGAGAGATGTACGGTCTATTGGGACCAAATGGCGGCGGGAAGACCACCCTATTTCGCATGTTGTGTACTATGCTGCCTCCCGATCACGGCGCGATTCGACTGTTGGGCAAAAATGCCGACGCCAGTGCTGTACGCGCGCGCATCGGGGTGGTTTTTCAGAATCCCAGCTTAGATACCCGTCTGACCGTATTGGAAAATTTACGCCATCAAGGCCATCTCTACGGCTTGAAAGGCAGCCCCCTCACCCAACGCATCGAAGAAGTCCTGGACATGATGGGACTCATAGATCGCGCAAAAGATCGAGTAGAAGTACTCTCTGGCGGCTTGCAGCGGCGCGTTGAACTGTGCAAAAGTTTGTTGCACCGCCCCGAAATATTGATCTTTGATGAACCCTGCACCGGACTTGATCCCGGTGCGCGGCGAGGATTTTGGGACGATCTGGATATTTTGCGGCGAACCTATGGCACCACACTGGTGTTGACGACCCATTTTATAGAAGAAGCCGAGCGCTGTGACCGCATTGGCATTTTAGATCGTGGACAGCTAATTGCCGAAGGTACACCCGAGGCATTGAAGCGCACAGTAGGGTGCGAAGTAATTACCCTTGAGACACGCGATTCCAAAAGTCTAAAATTGCAAATTGAAAAAGTTGTGGGTCGCGATGTCCAGATAATTGACGGGCAGGTGCGTATTCCCTGCGATGACGGGCAGCAGTTATTGGCACAGTTGTATCCCCTTCTCCGAGAGAATGTTCAAGCCATGACTTTAAGCGTGCCCACACTTGAGGATGTTTTTGTGCAGCGAACAGGACACGGATTTCAAGTGGAGGATCAGTAG
- a CDS encoding glycoside hydrolase family 127 protein, translating into MQRIILTVREESGIERRAWPVTRGVPLPQGAVAERADLWLEDAQGRAVPLQSRPLSHWPDGSIKWVLVDFQADVVGSTVYHLCYAGEAPRAVPANRLQISESDERIVVCTGPLRFAVSRQCYGLVHAVSLGRQEADGFVEEVSVSSQGGDSWADICEAFEVGETQRQIYGMGGMCRGSLGESAYRVQVEESGPLRAVIRCEGALESEAPMHHYVGYQPFRFVTRIYAFAGHAFLRVLHTVVVACDPDQTELRELAVRIPVDWAGKRRYRLGGNRCMEGVLGQDEGLLLAQRQDRHFRLDRRRGGRSERVAEGERTGGWAVLEGEEAGVGVALRYMAEEYPKAIGVDRGGIDVFLWKDPDGGRLHFRRYAEEVAWHEGEGVYSDGLGTAKTSEFFIDYFQHNTSEEAPQRLTALLDWPHVAVDPGWMAHCQVTGGFAVRAVDAFPHSERMLDGFLDWMARSIEVNRWHGFFDWGDVLVAWEESTGDWRFRGRWGWCNSEWDPRHGVWIQYLRSGAGRWFRLGEAMTRHSMDVDTCHYHPLRPYRVGGCFRHSIDHFGDEPCASHTFIDNWIDYYYLTGDHRTLEVLGEAGEFFLRYRWSEDSRFSFSLRSIANTLRGLLYLWELTGKARFKQRAEEIFQVIARGQNDDGSWHKRFQVSTPDRLSDQAPYGMATEGTTLAVEMGTATPFTPAEHKALGGDVGKHVLPYADQKGYQTHYLMIGLELLHRLTDRTDVAKCYLRAVDWFCGGPGVFDVEMAWKQRYGGVLCRHLSYAYRLTGERGYLEVGQQLLRRLAESQDWSDDPKRRGAVGLSPMYLSLLFFGVPHLLDALQDAGMDEWL; encoded by the coding sequence ATGCAACGTATAATATTGACTGTTCGGGAAGAGAGCGGGATCGAACGCCGTGCGTGGCCTGTGACCCGGGGTGTGCCCCTGCCACAAGGGGCTGTAGCCGAACGCGCCGATTTGTGGTTGGAGGATGCTCAGGGACGGGCTGTCCCCCTGCAAAGCCGTCCACTGAGCCATTGGCCAGACGGCAGTATCAAGTGGGTCCTGGTCGATTTTCAAGCCGACGTAGTCGGATCAACGGTTTACCACTTGTGTTATGCCGGCGAAGCCCCTCGCGCTGTTCCGGCGAATCGACTGCAAATAAGCGAGAGCGACGAGCGCATTGTCGTGTGTACCGGCCCCCTGCGCTTTGCCGTGAGTCGGCAGTGCTATGGCCTGGTACACGCGGTATCATTGGGGCGGCAGGAGGCCGATGGCTTTGTCGAAGAAGTCTCTGTGAGTTCGCAAGGCGGCGATAGTTGGGCCGATATTTGCGAGGCATTTGAAGTCGGGGAGACCCAGCGGCAGATCTACGGCATGGGCGGGATGTGCCGGGGATCGCTGGGTGAAAGCGCGTACCGGGTCCAGGTGGAAGAATCCGGGCCTCTGCGGGCTGTGATCCGCTGCGAAGGTGCCCTGGAATCCGAGGCACCCATGCACCACTACGTCGGCTATCAACCCTTTCGTTTTGTGACGCGGATATACGCCTTTGCCGGACACGCCTTTTTGCGGGTCCTGCACACCGTCGTGGTGGCCTGCGATCCAGATCAGACCGAATTGCGGGAACTGGCGGTGCGAATCCCGGTGGATTGGGCGGGAAAACGGCGCTACCGGCTGGGTGGCAATCGGTGTATGGAAGGCGTTCTTGGCCAGGATGAAGGCCTGCTTTTGGCCCAGCGTCAGGATCGCCACTTCCGCCTGGATCGGCGACGAGGTGGACGCTCGGAGAGAGTAGCAGAAGGCGAAAGGACCGGTGGGTGGGCCGTGTTGGAGGGCGAGGAAGCCGGGGTCGGGGTGGCGTTGCGCTATATGGCTGAAGAATACCCCAAAGCCATAGGTGTGGATCGAGGGGGAATTGACGTGTTTTTGTGGAAAGATCCGGACGGCGGGCGACTGCATTTCAGGCGCTATGCGGAGGAAGTGGCCTGGCACGAGGGAGAAGGCGTGTACAGCGATGGCCTGGGTACGGCCAAAACCTCGGAATTTTTCATCGATTACTTCCAGCATAATACCAGCGAAGAAGCCCCTCAACGGCTGACGGCTTTGCTCGATTGGCCACACGTCGCGGTAGATCCCGGCTGGATGGCTCACTGCCAGGTCACAGGTGGCTTTGCGGTTCGCGCCGTAGATGCCTTCCCGCACTCCGAGCGCATGCTCGATGGCTTCCTCGATTGGATGGCGCGTAGCATTGAAGTCAACCGCTGGCACGGTTTTTTTGACTGGGGCGATGTGCTCGTGGCCTGGGAAGAATCGACTGGTGACTGGCGCTTCCGGGGGCGGTGGGGTTGGTGCAACAGCGAGTGGGATCCGCGCCACGGGGTGTGGATCCAGTATTTGCGCAGCGGGGCAGGGCGTTGGTTCCGTCTCGGTGAGGCGATGACTCGGCACTCGATGGATGTCGATACCTGCCACTACCACCCCCTCAGACCGTATCGGGTCGGCGGCTGTTTCCGACACAGCATCGACCACTTTGGCGACGAGCCTTGTGCTTCGCACACTTTTATCGACAACTGGATTGACTATTACTACTTGACGGGCGACCACCGGACATTGGAGGTACTCGGGGAAGCTGGCGAATTTTTCCTGCGCTATCGCTGGAGCGAAGATTCCCGTTTTTCCTTTAGTTTGCGCAGCATTGCCAACACTTTGCGCGGCCTGCTGTATTTGTGGGAACTAACGGGCAAAGCGCGTTTCAAGCAGCGCGCCGAAGAAATTTTTCAGGTCATCGCCCGGGGGCAGAACGACGACGGAAGTTGGCACAAGCGCTTTCAGGTTTCCACCCCAGATCGGTTGTCCGATCAGGCACCCTACGGCATGGCCACCGAAGGTACGACCCTGGCCGTGGAAATGGGCACCGCAACGCCTTTTACGCCGGCTGAGCACAAGGCCCTGGGTGGGGATGTAGGCAAACACGTGCTGCCCTACGCCGACCAAAAGGGCTACCAGACCCACTATTTAATGATCGGCCTCGAATTGCTGCACCGACTGACTGACCGGACCGATGTGGCCAAATGCTATCTGCGGGCTGTGGATTGGTTTTGCGGTGGGCCTGGGGTTTTCGATGTGGAAATGGCATGGAAACAGCGCTACGGCGGGGTGCTGTGCCGCCATCTGAGCTATGCGTACAGGCTGACAGGTGAGCGGGGCTATTTGGAGGTGGGGCAGCAACTGTTGCGCCGCCTGGCCGAATCGCAGGATTGGAGCGACGATCCCAAAAGGCGCGGCGCAGTGGGACTGAGCCCCATGTACCTGAGTCTGCTGTTTTTCGGCGTGCCCCATTTGTTGGATGCCCTGCAGGACGCGGGGATGGATGAGTGGCTATAG
- the cyoE gene encoding heme o synthase gives MNAELVQAKTFVNDLFVLIKFRIGLMVVFSTSVGYVLGMGYVSDPIHIFHVLFATFLTTSGTGVLNQFMERERDARMGRTADRPLPTGRIAPELACWFGLILSGTGILYLGVLVNILTALVGLLTVVVYLLLYTPLKPKTPHNTAIGAIAGALPPVGGWTAATGVLSGEALALFGILFLWQFPHFLSIAWLYREDYARGGFRMLPIEDPQGHRTAHQVVLYTLVLLSCSLMPALLGMAGVAYFCVAVLLGLGLLYASLTFARSRTDVLARRLMRATLIYLPVLWTVMMLDKIA, from the coding sequence ATGAACGCCGAACTGGTACAGGCAAAAACATTTGTAAATGACTTATTTGTTTTAATTAAATTTCGGATTGGACTGATGGTCGTGTTTAGCACTTCTGTGGGATATGTGCTGGGCATGGGATATGTTTCCGATCCGATTCACATCTTCCATGTGCTATTTGCCACCTTTTTGACTACTTCTGGCACAGGTGTTTTGAACCAGTTTATGGAGCGCGAGCGCGATGCGAGAATGGGGCGCACGGCTGACAGACCGCTACCCACGGGACGCATTGCGCCAGAATTGGCCTGTTGGTTCGGATTAATTTTGAGTGGCACGGGCATTCTTTATCTGGGAGTGCTGGTCAATATATTGACCGCACTGGTGGGCTTATTAACCGTGGTGGTATATTTGCTCCTCTATACGCCCTTAAAGCCCAAAACACCGCACAATACGGCGATTGGAGCCATTGCAGGCGCATTGCCGCCAGTGGGTGGATGGACCGCGGCAACAGGTGTTTTGAGTGGCGAAGCACTGGCTCTGTTTGGCATTTTGTTTTTGTGGCAATTCCCTCATTTTTTGTCCATAGCCTGGCTTTATCGAGAAGATTACGCACGCGGAGGGTTTCGCATGCTGCCCATAGAAGACCCACAAGGCCATAGAACCGCCCATCAGGTGGTACTTTATACTCTGGTCTTGTTGTCGTGCAGCCTGATGCCAGCGCTATTGGGTATGGCTGGTGTCGCGTATTTCTGCGTTGCCGTGTTGCTCGGCCTGGGCCTGTTGTACGCCAGTTTGACCTTTGCGCGGTCGCGCACAGATGTGTTAGCGCGCCGCCTGATGCGAGCAACGCTCATATATCTGCCCGTATTGTGGACAGTGATGATGCTGGACAAAATTGCGTGA
- a CDS encoding ABC transporter permease — protein MAFWLPVVSLWRRELVRFVRDRNRLFGAIGQPLVFWLLLGAGFEKSFAPLGISSGYLEYIYPGILLLIVLFTAIFSTISVIEDRREGFMQSVLVAPVSRTGLVLGKVLGGGTLAFLESLIFLIFLAFLDIPISIASLGMTLIFLAVLGIALTALGFTIAWQASSTAGFHAVMNLLLFPMWALSGAFFPAEGASRWLTYLMAINPLTYGMDGLRQSLYLTTSDPSTHLWFCGIISVAFAVLTLSAAVWQVYRIKN, from the coding sequence ATGGCTTTCTGGTTGCCCGTAGTGTCGCTCTGGCGGCGAGAACTGGTGCGCTTTGTCCGAGACCGCAATCGATTATTCGGCGCAATAGGCCAACCGCTCGTGTTCTGGTTGCTATTGGGTGCTGGTTTTGAAAAGTCTTTCGCACCCCTGGGGATTTCCAGTGGATATCTGGAATATATTTATCCGGGAATATTGTTGCTAATTGTGTTATTTACAGCGATCTTTTCGACCATTTCGGTCATTGAAGACCGGCGCGAAGGATTTATGCAATCAGTGCTGGTCGCGCCCGTATCCCGGACAGGATTGGTTCTCGGCAAGGTCCTGGGCGGGGGAACCCTGGCATTTTTGGAAAGCCTGATATTTCTGATATTTCTGGCCTTTTTGGATATCCCCATCAGCATTGCGTCTTTGGGCATGACCCTCATTTTCCTGGCTGTACTGGGCATTGCTCTAACAGCTCTGGGCTTTACAATAGCCTGGCAGGCTTCATCCACTGCGGGATTCCACGCGGTAATGAATTTGCTTTTATTTCCCATGTGGGCGCTGTCCGGCGCATTTTTCCCCGCAGAAGGCGCGTCGCGCTGGCTGACATATTTGATGGCAATAAATCCATTGACTTATGGTATGGATGGTTTGCGCCAATCTCTTTACCTCACCACATCCGACCCAAGTACCCATTTGTGGTTTTGTGGTATAATAAGCGTGGCATTTGCAGTCCTGACCCTCAGCGCAGCCGTGTGGCAAGTATATCGAATTAAAAATTGA